AGCCAATCGTCACACAGCACAGAGTCAGGTGACCAGTAGATTCAGAGAATGAACTTTCAGGAATATTACAAACCAAGAACATTTCTAGAGAATGTGATGTCGTATTAAAAAGGCCGTAAAGATTCTGAAAGTCCGATTTTTGACTTATTCTGATCAATTGAATATTGACAAAGTGATCACGTTAATTGATGGAGAATTGTTACACGTCCTGAACAAACAAATAGACCAGACACACAACTGCATTTAGATTGGGTCAGGTGCTTTTTACTGTCTTCATTAGTATTTCTAttctacaaatatatatatatatcgctTCATGTTTATTTCTGGACTGAAATATTTTACTCATGGAATATGAAACCAAGTATTAAAATGATGAATTAtagaaataattgaaatgaatttTCTTTGTGCGTTAATAATACATCTCAAGTCACATAATACAAAATTAGACACTGATGTCTAAAAGGGGTTCAAGCTCTATTTAAGGATGATAAGAGAATTCTCTGCTGGTTTTTCTGAAGATCACAGGTTCTAATCGCAGCAGTACATGCGCACGTCATTAAGGGCCGTGTCATCAATCACCCCATGCGGCACATCCACCTTTGTCTCGATCCCACAGATTCCTGTTCCTTCACACTTGTTGCTCACGTCGCCCCAGACGCCCCAGTGCGTTCCCGAGCCCTCCAGCACCTGTCCAGTTCCACTGCAGGTAAACCTGTTAGACATTGAGTGCCGTTGGAATCACAGTGGGTTTCATCTTATGGGCCCGACAGTCTAATCGCTTTCCTGCTTTATAGCTGAACCTGCTTGAGCTGTCTGTATTATAATACAACAACTATTCACATTTTTAGTTTGAGTTTTACGCCCTGTCTGTGTCTTCTGCAGCTTGTAATGGAATATTGTGAAAATCTTGTTCTGTTATAGAGATATTAGTCGACTCGTCACAGAGGAAGTTCTAGTAAATCTCATCACTTGATGTTGTTCGCTGCGGTGTCGTCCCAGTCCCCCTGATACTGTTCAACTCTCAGCTGAAAAGATGTCAAAAAACCACCCGAGCACCATTTAATATCCGTCCATTGACCCCAGCTGAGGACACACACCACAAACAACTTTCACGACATCATTCAGGATCTGTATATTCAGTTAAAATGTCAAACTGTGAAAAGCTGTTTTCAGTATGCCAGAATCCTGCTGTGGCAAGCATCTGAATGCATTTGGCTAATAACATATTCAAATGCCTGCCAACACTAGGCTTTTTAAACAAAAGTCCTGTCTTGTTGAAGTTCTTTTACCTCCCAGCGTCAGACTGAACTGTGGCGTAGTATTCAAACGGGCCAGATGAACTCTTGGATGAGTCGATGCAGTGAAGACGAATCCCATTAAGCCCCGTGGCATCACCAGCCAAAATCCCCTTCCCCTGATGCTGTTCCACCTAAAACATCATCACATCCCTCAcactgttgttattattatagaaGAGTATTCTTATTATTATCTGATTAAATTTACACTCTTTTATCTTGATTTAATTATGTCATGACAAATGGATAAAGAAAGGATTTTGCAAAACGATAAAGAAGAGCATTTAGcatatgcttttaaaaagtgatttgaaATGTGcgtttaaaatcatttatttatttatattttattgttttatttatctacacagattaaataaatagttttacatttgtgtatttatttttaaaaaagtaaaaaaatgtgtgtttaatgttCTATTAAGCTACACTTGAAACACgaagtaaataaacaattttaagtATGTctattaatttattcattttaaaagtggatacgttttttcatttttatgtttgaatgatcatttttaagcAGCACTCCTGGTCCTCCGTACATGCATCCCGATGATTATCAAATCTAGTGttcatttccctttttttaataatgtataataattaCAGGAACATTAGGAAAGTTAGAAAAGTGAAATAATCGATTGCTCTTTTAGAGGTTCAACCCCACCTTCAGACTGAAGCCTGCGGCGTAAGTCCCCGCCGGACACAGCTCCTTCTGCCTCCACGAGCCCCAGCGCATGCCGTTGTTCACCTGCAGCAGTGACCGGTACGGCCTGTGATGTTGCGCTCGAACCGTCGAAGCCGTTCACTCGCGCACGAGCCCAAAACAAACAGAAGAGAAATCAACGACAGGCAAATAAACTTCAACATTTCAGAAGCGCTCTGGTTTTAGAGTTTAGAAGTGAGATGCGCATCCGTCTTTCTGCCTCACCGACGCTCTCCACACGAGGCCAGGAGGAGATTTAAACACCTCGGATGCTGTGCTACTGCTGGACAACCGTAACGACGAACTTTTCCCAGTCAGTTGACAACTGCACGTTGTCCAGTAATGCGTTAGTGATGATGTCATTCCTGTGGGTGGAGTCTGCTGAATGTGATGCGTTGTTCTCTACACGAACTCGATGAGACTGtgtgcttttttcatttttatttccattCACAGAATCAGATGCAAATGTGTTTATGGTAACTAGAAATGCACTTGAcctaataacaaacaaacagttctaCAGAAGTAAATGAATTATCCTCATGTGCTCCAGTTACAGTCTGCAATTGTTCGTTTTAAGTAACTTTTTCAAGTTCTCTTTAGGGATAAGAGAATTCTCTGCTGTTTTTTGTAATCACAGGTTCTAATCGCAGCAATACATGCGCGCGTCATTGAGGGCCGTGTCGTCTTTGACTCCTTGCGGTACTTCCACCTTTGTCTTGATCCCACAGATTCCTTTTCCCTGACACTTGTCGCTCCAGTTCCCCCAGTCACCCCACCATGTTCCCGAGCCCTCCAGCACCCGTCCAGTTCCACTGCAGGTAAACCTGTGGAGACGTTTACATCTTTACATCCTGCCGAGGTACCCTTAAGGGTTGAGGAAAACTAACCTGATCAACCCATTTGTCCCGGTTAGTGTTGATGAACTGCTTCTAATGGAGTCACGGTTTTATACAGTTCTACAGGAATCTTGTTCTTTTATAGAGAAATCAGTTaactaaggcccaatcccaattctcccccttacccctacactttcccctacccctccgtttggcgcgttcacgtgaaggggtaggggtgtctcaattctcttttggttggaggggtaaggggaagggccagatagcccttcaaaggaagatttttcgggacctcacttcaaacgaagggctaagagaaatttccaacatggctgctcactcgagcaagcagatcCTAAGtaattttgccattaataaggatttttatgacaatttttcattttatgtatgttacattcaatcttgtgtttgtatttacggtgatgttcttttaacgtttccTAAAAAAAtggctaaagtttgctagcggacagcactgattgcacgatattagaaaataaatgtttatgtcatatacccggtgcatcggcgcatgtcctctgacgtaacgttaggagctagcaacgacgtatgatgacgtataccagtgtagtagtggtgtcccatttcttagcagaaaatttgtaacccttcccctttccactttgtttcaaggggcgaggggtcggcgaaggggtagaaaatagaattgggattgggcatAAATCTCATCTCACCTGATGTTGTTCGCTGCGGTGTCGTCCCAGACCCCCCGATGCTGTTCAACTCTCAGCTGAAAAGATGTCAAAAAACCACCCGAGCACCATTTAATATCCGTCCATTGACCCCAGCTGAGGACACACACCACAAAGTGCCATAATTCCTCATGTTGTAATATCCAGTATATGACTGTGGAAACGGTTACATCTAGAATGCTTTCAAAAGCTGCcaatatacactgcgttccaaattattatgcaaatgatatctttctctggttttcctaatttgtcgatgcaaatgacagtcagtataattttcaagtaatcaacagttagggtacatttggaattttattgaacaaacctcccactgacaacagtatttatttaaaaaatgaaaaactcaaaatgcactgttccaaattattatgcacaacagagtttgaaaacatttcataggttgtaaaaaactgaaaatggtcatttgttgaatttgcagcattaggaggtcatatttactgaaatcaaaagctatttcaatcaaaaacatcctaacagggcaagttacatgttaacataggaccccttctttgatatcaccttcacaattcttgcatccattgaacttgtgagtttttggatagtttctgattgaatttctttgcaggatgtcagaatagcctcccagagctgctgttttgatgctaactgcctcccaccatcatagatctttcgcttgaggatgctccaaaggttctcaatagggttgaggtcaggggaggatggtggccacaccatgagtttctctccttttatgcccatagcagccaatgacacagaggtattctttgcagcatgagatggtgcattgtcatgcatgaagatgattttgctacggaaggcatggttcttctttttgtaccatggaagaaagtgctcagtcagaaactctacataccttgcagagttcattttcacaccttcagggaccctaaaggggcccaccagctgtctccccatgattccagcccaaaacatgactccgccacctccttgctgacgtcgcagccttgttgggacatggtggccatccaccaaccatccactactccatccatctggaccatccagggttgcacggcactcatcagtaaacaagactgtttgaaaattagtcttcatgtatgtgtgggcccactgcaaccgtttctgcttgtgagcattggttaggggtggccgaatagtaggtttatgcacaactgcaagcatctggaggatcctacaccttgaggttttcgggactcccgaggcaccagcagcttcaaatacctgtttgctgctttgcaatggcatttttgcagctgctctcttaatccgatgaatttgtctggaagaaaccttcctcattctgcctttatctgcacgaacccttctgtgctctgaatcagccacaaatgtcttcacagtacgatgatctcgcttaagttttcgtgaaatatctaatgttttcataccttgtccaagacattgcactatttgacgcttttcggcagcagacagatcctttttctttcccatattgcttgaaacctgtggcctgcttaataatgtggaacgtccttcttaagtagttttcctttaattgggctcacctggcaaactacttatcacaggtgtctgagattgatttcagtgatccaaagagcactgagacacaataccatccataagtttaattgaacaatataaaattaaatgtttacgacacttaaatccaatttgcataataatttggaacgcagtgtagaaAAACTCAAACCGATCTTTTACCTCCCAGCGTCAGACTGAACTGTGGCGTAGTCTTCATACAGGCACAGTGAACACCTCAAAGGGTTGATGCAGTGAAGACGGATCCCATTAAGACCCGTGGCATCACCAGCCCAAAACCCCTTCCTCTGATGCTGTTCCACCTAAAACATCATCACACTGGGACAACAGAATCTGGATTGTATACTAAAGATCTATATATGATCTTTCAGATTTTGTATTTTACAGGTGTGTCAATATTTCTTGGCATTTGTCAGGCCCAAATTCCAAACAAAACGGGAAACTCATGAGAAACCTGCAGCCTGATGATGCTGAAAGTGCCGTACCAGAACTGGCAGAAAGTTGGCCTGACGTTGGACGTTCGATATTTGTGAATTTAGGGACTGTCTCCGAAGTTATGTTGTATAAACATTGCGTACACTATTTCTCAAGCATAAAAATGGTGTAAATAAGTGCGCCTTCACATTCTGTGTCTATAAACATGTGGAAAACGCGACCACACCGCTTTCTCTTTTCTCTTAGTGCTCCAGAGCGCAATGTGTGTGCTGTTGCTCACCTGCCAAAACAGCTCTGTGCGTCCCAATGATTCAAATCTAGGCCTATtgttattgcttttttaaaatagcaacatttttattacatcaaCGTGAAGCAGcagtaaattattttaaatactgcCAAGATTGTGTAACATGAAAATACTGCGACAGTAAACTGCTCTGCGTGCACTAGAATCCATCTCACGCAGTAGCCTACGCACAAGGTCAAACACACATGACACAACATGTGTTTACTGCATATAATGTCCCTCTGGGAGTCGGTGTCCAGTGCCCTACGCACATTCTATgtactttcttttttaaagcaCTCGGGAGTTTACGCTCCCGTGGCGTCGGTCGTTGCTAAGCACCGTTCACCCTCCACAACAACTCCTTGCACATCCCAATAGTCAAAATCTAATGTTACTTCAGATTTTTGTCAGATTTTTATGacattaacattaatatttaaCTACAGCATTGCCAAGATTGAGTGTCCTTCATTGTTTTAGTTAAGGAATCCATTTTTCCTTTGAAATAGTGCAGAATAATGCACAAAACCGTGTGAAGAAAAGACttaaaaagaaagtaaatagtGAAAATGTTTCCTTTCTGATTTCATTTTGACGTGAGGATAGTCAACAGGCTGCTCACCTTCAGACTGAATCCTGCAGCATACGTCCCCGCCGGACACATGTCCTTCAGCCCACACGAGCCCATGTGCATGCCGTTATTCACATGCAGCCGTGAGCGGTACAACCTGTTGATGCTGCGCTCGAGCCGTCCACCTGAGAGCCGTTCGCTCGCACACGAGCCCAAAACAAGCAGCAGGGAAATAAACGTGAACATTTCAGAAGCGCTCTGATGTCTTTCACTAGAGCTCAGGAGGAGAGAGATGCGCATCGGTCTGTAAATGTGTTGCGTTTGCAGTAGCAACCAGGTGTGTAGGGCAGGGCGTCAACTCACAGGGGGACACAAAGCACACGGGACCATTCCACATCCGACCTGCCAGCACCCACTTCATTCTTTTTGCCTCTGTATCATGGGAGACATTCTGAAtctcttaaagagtacataactagggatttttaaggtcctactttggtttatggagtgtccaacaacaagtttatgtacataggtgTGAAAACACTATGATTTGGTAATAACAGGCAGTTATTCTTaacttacttcttgactgactctcaaatgattcgttctgcGATTCATCGGTCTAATCctctcctttccgctagcctagtctgctgtgattggtcagatggtctagtctgctgtgattggtctaccgtgaaTGAGGTCACGAGctagtgtttgggggagaagagtgcaGTTTTCACTGGCAGTTCTAGCAAatcgtaggcggggactatatgtagtgacataAATCCACGGCGGTTCGCGACTCGGACTcgagacgactcgtttgcgtgattcggagtcgactcccttttttccaagccaataactttgatattcattcaccttcagatttacaacttggcagactgcttactttcaaacacgccaacattacacactgcatgacatGTCATTGTCATCATCTCATGTTATGTGCTCTTTAACGTGAAACTTCGCTTGTTGCCATTTATGTACTGGGCTCATTAGTAGATCCCGTGAATCACGTTTAAGAAGATAAAGAGCCACGTTTTGGCTCTTCGACACCACCAACAGATTCTCCTGCTGTAATTAAAGTAGCATCAATGTATATCCAATCTAGGTCACTTAACTTCAGTTACTTATCATATTGTGCTGTGCGTTGCGTTTTTAACCATGCaagattttttgtttaaatccgGTGTGGTGTGTGTTACTATGCGAGGTCTTTGCCTATACGGTGTGTTCTCCTTATACTTGCTTAACCTTATCTTGTGTGGTTTCTGAATGCTCGAGTATAAAATCAGCCAACAACTGTTTAAATATCAACTTGATCTGCTTTAGCTTTTGTTGCAAagtaattctttaaaaaattgcTTGGATTTATACTGACACACTTTTGTCACATTAGATACAGTACTGTAAATTCAGCTGTTGCTTGTAGTTTAGAATCAGTATGCACCTGACTAGCTCAATATtccaaaacattacatttttttaacattataatatcttttgcattgttttctaTTAGAAAAGACGCAGCGGCAACATCCAGCACTGCTCCAGAAACCCCGGCAGTGACAGACACGGACACACGGCACTGAGGCAAATGTGAGTACA
The Triplophysa rosa linkage group LG19, Trosa_1v2, whole genome shotgun sequence genome window above contains:
- the LOC130569890 gene encoding vitelline membrane outer layer protein 1-like, with translation MRISLLLSSSERHQSASEMFTFISLLLVLGSCASERLSGGRLERSINRLYRSRLHVNNGMHMGSCGLKDMCPAGTYAAGFSLKRKGFWAGDATGLNGIRLHCINPLRCSLCLYEDYATVQSDAGSWGQWTDIKWCSGGFLTSFQLRVEQHRGVWDDTAANNIRFTCSGTGRVLEGSGTWWGDWGNWSDKCQGKGICGIKTKVEVPQGVKDDTALNDARMYCCD